Proteins encoded in a region of the Anopheles ziemanni chromosome 2, idAnoZiCoDA_A2_x.2, whole genome shotgun sequence genome:
- the LOC131294369 gene encoding angiopoietin-related protein 7-like yields the protein MPNQCRCDSVQVNNDIGGFQFELLLAHLGDFQSVMEDRYESSLSQITSILERLESRMDALESRMEKRFENSTSQIMTRINQTETKIETSSSQFLDMMRHLHTKVDVLESRMKERYDNSSQIAERLEEKVDIGILNLLHQSPMHRLDKYVQDLGISTLHNPWTTIQQRVNESIGFYRNWKSYKNGFGHQEGEFWIGLQPLYQMIRSAKHELLIVLEDFDGKIKHALYDDFKIGSEDENYVLEQLGEYSGTAGNSFKFHVDMPFSTHLNGKYYQQPVVQKMLGLTWYHWHGDYYSLKSTKMMTRRGSANAD from the exons ATGCCGAACCAGTGCCGCTGTGACAGTGTTCAGGTTAATAACGACATAGGAGGATTCCAGTTCGAGTTATTGCTGGCACATTTGGGGGACTTTCAATCTGTAATGGAAGATCGTTACGAGAGCAGCTTGTCGCAGATCACTAGCATTTTGGAACGCTTGGAATCACGTATGGATGCATTGGAGTCTCGCATGGAGAAGCGCTTCGAGAATAGTACTTCACAGATAATGACTAGAAtaaaccaaaccgaaacgaaaatcGAAACCAGTTCGTCTCAGTTTCTCGACATGATGCGCCATCTGCATACAAAAGTGGATGTGCTTGAATCTCGCATGAAGGAACGTTACGATAACAGTTCCCAGATAGCGGaacgtttggaagaaaaagttgATATCGGGATTCTGAACCTTCTACATCAATCTCCAATGCATCGTTTAGACAAATATGTGCAAGATTTGGGAATAAGTACTTTGCATAATCCATGGACCACAATACAGCAACGGGTTAACGAATCGATTGGTTTTTATCGCAACTGGAAATCATACAAGAATGGTTTTGGTCACCAAGAAGGGGAGTTTTGGATTGGACTGCAGCCACTATACCAAATGATCCGATCCGCGAAACACGAATTGCTCATTGTGCTCGAAGACTTCGATGGAAAAATTAAGCATGCGCTTTACGATGACTTTAAGATCGGaagtgaagatgaaaactACGTACTCGAACAGCTGGGAGAATATTCGGGCACGGCGGGAAACTCGTTTAAATTCCACGTAGACATGCCATTCTCTAC TCATTTGAATGGAAAGTATTACCAACAACCTGTCGTGCAGAAAATGCTGGGATTGACTTGGTATCATTGGCATGGTGACTACTATTCGCtgaaatcaacaaaaatgATGACCCGTCGGGGGTCCGCGAACGCTGATTAG